One Hydrogenophaga crassostreae genomic region harbors:
- the gstA gene encoding glutathione transferase GstA, which translates to MKLYYSPGACSLSAHIALHEAGLAHEAIKAPTKTKTLPDGSDYRLINPLGYVPYLALDSGETLREGPAIVQYIADQAPEKNLAPANGTMARYQLQSWLNFIGTELHKGFSPLFTPGMPDEAKAMAKDRLMQRLTWLDGELAGKDYLMGDTFTVADGYCFTVTSWPAMLGIDLSGLTNLGLYRARVGARAGVQAAMKAEGLI; encoded by the coding sequence TTGAAACTGTATTACTCCCCCGGCGCCTGCTCCCTTTCAGCCCACATCGCGCTGCACGAAGCCGGTCTGGCCCATGAGGCCATCAAAGCCCCCACCAAAACCAAAACCCTGCCCGACGGCAGCGACTACCGCCTGATCAACCCGCTGGGCTATGTGCCCTACCTGGCGCTGGACTCCGGCGAAACCCTGCGCGAAGGCCCGGCCATCGTGCAATACATCGCCGACCAGGCACCCGAGAAAAACCTCGCCCCCGCCAACGGCACCATGGCCCGCTACCAGTTGCAGAGCTGGCTCAACTTCATCGGCACCGAACTGCACAAGGGCTTCTCGCCCCTGTTCACGCCCGGTATGCCCGATGAAGCAAAAGCCATGGCCAAAGACCGCCTGATGCAACGCCTCACCTGGCTCGACGGCGAACTGGCTGGCAAGGACTACCTGATGGGCGACACCTTCACCGTGGCCGACGGCTATTGCTTCACCGTGACCAGCTGGCCGGCCATGCTCGGCATCGATCTGAGTGGCCTGACCAACCTCGGCCTGTACCGGGCGCGGGTGGGGGCACGGGCAGGCGTGCAGGCAGCGATGAAAGCCGAAGGGCTGATTTGA
- a CDS encoding hexameric tyrosine-coordinated heme protein, with the protein MSDIWLSTLKTTTPQEGYELAIKLSRMAVKLTQPSAEIRQKLREDYANNADSLTAVSSVVAIHFQTVAAANDHWKDRP; encoded by the coding sequence ATGTCCGACATTTGGCTCTCCACCCTGAAAACCACCACACCACAAGAAGGCTATGAGCTCGCCATCAAACTCTCGCGCATGGCTGTCAAGCTCACGCAGCCGTCGGCGGAAATTCGCCAGAAACTGCGTGAAGACTACGCGAACAACGCCGACAGCCTGACCGCCGTGTCCAGCGTGGTCGCGATCCACTTCCAGACCGTGGCAGCGGCCAACGACCACTGGAAAGACCGGCCCTGA
- the speB gene encoding agmatinase yields MAMGHFAFANNTNRFLAVEPLAEQPFAVSGVPYDGVVTNRPGARFGPQAIRAASLMLCDGIHPVFNVSPNEHLGDALDMRLPNASPLAEVRSHIERQAAELMAKHHCVFIGGDHSITLSLLRAAHAAYGGGQPLACLHFDAHCDTWTDHFGEPSGHGTWTYEALKEGLISPAHTVQIGIRSSGEREAREYVADQGGEIFTARALRGRDGSGLKPAIDAIRSRMGNRPVYLTLDIDCLDPAFAPGTGTPEPGGLTSSQVMTFLEELADLNFIGMDCVEVAPAYDHAELTSNAASAFVWTYLSGQVAKRAGKLPVKPGNALSGVARALAKSLGRKAP; encoded by the coding sequence ATGGCCATGGGTCACTTTGCATTCGCCAACAACACCAACCGTTTCCTCGCTGTGGAGCCGCTGGCCGAGCAGCCGTTTGCGGTGAGCGGTGTGCCCTACGATGGTGTGGTGACCAACCGTCCGGGCGCGCGTTTTGGCCCCCAGGCCATTCGTGCGGCTTCGCTGATGCTGTGTGACGGCATTCACCCGGTGTTCAACGTGTCGCCCAATGAGCACCTGGGTGATGCGCTCGACATGCGCCTGCCCAACGCCTCGCCTTTGGCCGAGGTGCGCAGCCACATCGAGCGGCAAGCGGCCGAACTGATGGCGAAGCACCATTGTGTGTTCATTGGCGGCGACCACTCGATCACGCTCTCGCTGCTGCGCGCCGCCCATGCGGCCTATGGTGGCGGCCAGCCTTTGGCCTGCCTGCACTTTGACGCCCACTGCGACACCTGGACCGATCATTTCGGCGAACCCTCGGGTCACGGCACCTGGACCTACGAGGCTCTGAAAGAAGGCCTGATCAGCCCGGCGCACACGGTGCAGATCGGCATCCGTTCCAGCGGCGAGCGCGAAGCGCGGGAATACGTGGCCGATCAGGGTGGCGAGATTTTCACGGCGCGGGCGTTGCGCGGCCGGGATGGCAGCGGTCTGAAGCCGGCCATCGATGCGATTCGAAGCCGCATGGGCAACCGCCCGGTTTACCTCACGCTGGACATCGATTGCCTTGACCCCGCCTTTGCACCGGGTACCGGCACACCCGAGCCCGGTGGCCTGACCAGCTCGCAAGTGATGACTTTTCTGGAGGAACTGGCCGATCTGAATTTCATTGGCATGGACTGTGTGGAAGTGGCGCCGGCTTACGACCACGCCGAACTCACGAGCAATGCCGCTTCGGCTTTTGTCTGGACCTACCTCAGCGGGCAGGTGGCCAAGCGGGCAGGGAAACTGCCTGTCAAGCCCGGCAATGCGCTGAGCGGAGTGGCGAGGGCGCTGGCCAAAAGCCTTGGCCGCAAGGCGCCGTGA
- a CDS encoding gamma-glutamyl-gamma-aminobutyrate hydrolase family protein, with protein MNKLPPCLVWLPADHRLLGDQGHQMPFLMLGDKYARAVKVGAKAQPLLFPLADIGSIDELLSLVDGVMLTGSPSNVHPSHFNEEVADPSLPLDPVRDELTFALAKACVQQGVPLLGVCRGFQEINVAMGGSLHQQVQNEPGLMDHRESKSAPLEEQYAPSHAIIPVAGSALQAWAGGAAEVRVNSLHGQGIKRLAPGLEAMAHAPDGVVEAFAVKGAAAFAFAVQFHPEWRCWENPFYAAIFEAFGEACRARRSVRLQAADGPSGAPA; from the coding sequence ATGAACAAGCTGCCGCCCTGTCTGGTTTGGCTGCCCGCCGATCACCGCCTTTTGGGTGACCAAGGCCACCAGATGCCCTTTTTGATGCTGGGTGACAAATACGCTCGCGCCGTCAAGGTGGGTGCGAAAGCGCAGCCGCTGCTGTTTCCGCTGGCCGATATCGGGTCGATCGACGAACTGTTGTCACTGGTGGATGGGGTCATGCTCACGGGCTCGCCTTCCAACGTGCACCCCTCCCATTTCAACGAAGAGGTGGCCGACCCCAGCCTGCCACTCGATCCGGTGCGCGACGAACTGACCTTCGCGCTGGCGAAGGCTTGCGTGCAGCAGGGTGTGCCCTTGCTGGGCGTGTGCCGCGGTTTCCAGGAAATCAACGTGGCCATGGGCGGTTCCTTGCACCAGCAGGTGCAAAACGAGCCCGGCCTCATGGACCACCGTGAGTCCAAGAGCGCGCCGCTCGAAGAGCAATACGCGCCCAGCCACGCCATCATTCCGGTGGCGGGCAGCGCCTTGCAGGCCTGGGCCGGAGGCGCGGCCGAGGTGCGGGTCAACTCCCTCCATGGCCAGGGCATCAAGCGCCTGGCGCCGGGCCTTGAGGCCATGGCACACGCACCCGACGGCGTGGTCGAGGCTTTTGCTGTGAAAGGGGCTGCCGCGTTCGCTTTTGCGGTCCAGTTTCATCCAGAATGGCGATGCTGGGAAAACCCGTTTTACGCCGCCATTTTTGAGGCGTTTGGCGAAGCCTGCCGGGCGCGGCGCAGCGTGCGTTTGCAGGCCGCCGATGGACCCTCTGGAGCACCAGCCTGA
- a CDS encoding xanthine dehydrogenase family protein molybdopterin-binding subunit, whose product MARIATIARRTFLIGTAAVAGGVAIGYFAYKREADNPLLDDLGQGEATLNPYVRIDADGVTLITPRADKGQGAVSIQAALIAEEMDLAWGGFKTDFGVPSAAYYNGKVAVEGFPIAATSDTLLARAGRQAGDVIGKFTGMQITGGSSTVSDAFDKLRVAGAVARQMLLRAAAQQTGLALAELKTQDGAVILPDGKALSYASLAAAAALVEPPTDVALKPEAEWRYLGKPMLRLDTVAKSTGTALYGIDVRLPDMVYATVRANPRLGGGMVSMDASEAEKARGVIKVVALPQGFGVIANNTWRAFQAAALVKPVWGPSPYPETSEALWTSLDKAFEPGQHDSRFRDEGDVGLMLQTAGDDVFKAEYRVPYLAHAPLEPMTAVAQFKDGLLEIWTGTQIPGFLVKGVAGVTGIDAENIRLHVLPMGGSFGRRLEDDYVKQAALLAQAHPGVPIKLTWTREEDMTHDFPRPQAIARLQGTVKDQQVQAFALDIASTSVSASQMGRLGFPAAGPDVAIVAGAWDQPFAIPHYRVTGYKAPAAVPVSSWRSVGASGNGFLHESAMDEMIHAAGADPLAERLRLCSHEPSKRVLQAVGDMSDWATPLVESPDGPRGRGLAFTLSFGVPVAEVVEVTATANGIRIDKVFVACEVGKVLDPVNFENQVQGGVVFGLGHAINCELTYEGGAPQQTNFYAYAGLRLNQTPAIMVKALETTDEVRGIGEPSVPPAAPALANAIYAATGQRIRELPLNKAVGFA is encoded by the coding sequence ATGGCCAGGATTGCAACCATTGCCCGGCGCACCTTTTTGATCGGCACCGCCGCTGTGGCAGGCGGCGTGGCCATTGGCTATTTCGCTTACAAGCGCGAGGCGGACAACCCGCTGCTCGACGACCTCGGTCAAGGCGAAGCCACGCTCAACCCGTATGTGCGCATCGATGCCGATGGCGTCACGCTGATCACGCCCCGGGCCGACAAGGGCCAGGGCGCGGTCTCCATTCAGGCGGCCTTGATCGCCGAAGAGATGGACCTCGCCTGGGGCGGTTTCAAGACCGACTTTGGCGTGCCCAGCGCGGCCTATTACAACGGCAAGGTGGCGGTGGAAGGCTTCCCCATTGCGGCCACCAGCGACACGTTGCTGGCGCGGGCCGGGCGGCAAGCGGGCGATGTGATCGGCAAGTTCACCGGCATGCAGATCACGGGTGGCTCGTCGACCGTGTCCGACGCGTTCGACAAGCTGCGGGTGGCCGGCGCGGTGGCGCGCCAGATGTTGCTGCGGGCAGCGGCGCAGCAAACCGGTCTGGCGCTGGCAGAGCTCAAAACCCAAGACGGTGCGGTGATCCTGCCCGACGGCAAGGCCTTGAGCTACGCCTCGCTGGCGGCCGCTGCGGCCCTGGTTGAGCCGCCGACCGATGTGGCGCTCAAGCCCGAAGCCGAGTGGCGTTACCTGGGCAAACCCATGCTGCGGCTGGATACGGTGGCCAAGTCCACAGGCACGGCGCTGTACGGCATCGATGTGCGCCTGCCCGATATGGTTTACGCCACCGTGCGCGCCAACCCGCGCCTGGGCGGTGGCATGGTGTCGATGGACGCCAGCGAGGCGGAAAAGGCCAGGGGCGTGATCAAGGTGGTGGCGTTGCCGCAGGGCTTTGGCGTCATCGCCAACAACACCTGGCGGGCGTTTCAGGCCGCCGCGCTGGTCAAACCCGTGTGGGGACCTTCGCCGTATCCTGAAACCAGCGAAGCGCTGTGGACGAGCCTGGACAAGGCTTTTGAGCCAGGGCAGCACGACAGCCGTTTTCGCGACGAGGGCGATGTGGGCCTGATGCTGCAGACGGCGGGCGACGATGTGTTCAAGGCGGAATACCGCGTGCCGTATCTGGCCCATGCGCCGCTGGAGCCGATGACGGCTGTGGCGCAGTTCAAAGACGGCTTGCTCGAGATCTGGACCGGCACGCAAATTCCCGGCTTCCTTGTCAAAGGGGTGGCGGGCGTGACTGGTATCGATGCGGAAAACATCCGCCTGCATGTGCTGCCCATGGGGGGCAGCTTTGGCCGCCGCCTGGAAGACGACTACGTCAAGCAGGCCGCTTTGCTGGCCCAGGCGCACCCCGGTGTGCCGATCAAGCTGACCTGGACGCGCGAAGAAGACATGACGCACGACTTCCCGCGCCCTCAGGCCATTGCCCGGCTGCAAGGCACGGTGAAGGACCAGCAGGTGCAAGCCTTTGCCCTGGACATTGCCAGCACCTCGGTCTCGGCCTCCCAAATGGGGCGCCTGGGCTTTCCCGCGGCGGGACCCGATGTGGCCATCGTCGCAGGGGCCTGGGACCAGCCGTTTGCCATTCCCCACTACCGGGTCACCGGTTACAAGGCGCCGGCTGCCGTGCCGGTCAGTTCGTGGCGTTCGGTGGGCGCTTCGGGCAATGGGTTTTTGCATGAAAGCGCGATGGACGAAATGATCCACGCCGCCGGTGCCGATCCGCTGGCCGAGCGCCTGCGCCTGTGTTCGCATGAGCCTTCGAAACGGGTGCTGCAAGCCGTGGGTGACATGAGCGACTGGGCCACACCGCTGGTGGAATCGCCAGACGGTCCGCGCGGCCGGGGGCTGGCCTTCACGCTGTCGTTCGGCGTGCCCGTGGCCGAGGTGGTGGAGGTCACAGCAACCGCCAACGGTATCCGCATCGACAAGGTGTTCGTGGCCTGCGAGGTCGGCAAGGTATTGGACCCGGTCAACTTTGAAAACCAGGTGCAAGGTGGTGTGGTGTTTGGCCTGGGCCACGCCATCAACTGCGAACTTACCTACGAAGGCGGCGCCCCGCAGCAAACCAACTTCTACGCCTACGCCGGCTTGCGCCTGAACCAGACGCCAGCCATCATGGTGAAAGCGCTGGAAACCACCGACGAAGTCAGGGGCATTGGTGAACCGAGCGTGCCACCTGCCGCGCCGGCTTTGGCGAACGCGATCTACGCGGCGACCGGGCAGCGCATTCGGGAATTGCCTTTGAACAAGGCGGTTGGGTTCGCATGA
- a CDS encoding polyhydroxyalkanoate granule-associated phasin, with protein MASPRHTNHQALSKKSSELATAASQVVTHRMTRMVLAGPMPSERDRVEFQRMVDEKEQAFTESWLAMSAQTLLASQTLATTAWRSLCYPWLGGGATPGAMATQMQQAGMGVINKGLAPVHRTAMANAKRLAKTPLN; from the coding sequence ATGGCCTCGCCCCGTCACACCAACCACCAGGCACTGAGCAAAAAGTCCAGCGAACTGGCCACAGCCGCCTCGCAAGTGGTCACCCACCGGATGACCCGCATGGTGCTGGCCGGGCCCATGCCTTCTGAACGTGACCGCGTCGAATTCCAGCGCATGGTCGATGAAAAAGAGCAGGCATTCACCGAGTCGTGGCTGGCCATGAGCGCGCAAACCCTGTTGGCCAGTCAGACCCTGGCCACCACCGCATGGCGCTCGCTGTGCTACCCCTGGCTGGGCGGCGGCGCCACCCCGGGCGCCATGGCAACCCAGATGCAGCAAGCGGGCATGGGTGTGATCAACAAAGGCCTGGCGCCAGTGCACCGCACCGCCATGGCCAACGCAAAGCGGCTGGCGAAAACGCCGCTGAACTGA
- a CDS encoding glutamine synthetase family protein: MTTPPKKMSFNDLETWLNERRVTEIECLVPDLTGVARGKILPREKFTEDRGMRLPQGIVCMGVTGEFPVSGPYYDVVDPTDKDMQLRPVPESVRLVPWATDPTAQVIHDCFDHEGKLVPFAPRSVLRHVCDLYEAEGWDPVVAPELEFYLTARNTDPNTPLKSPIGRSGRAETSRQAYSIDAVNEFDPLFEDIYAYCEQMELNVDTLIHEVGAGQMEINFFHAHPLGLADEVFFFKRTVREAAMRHDMYATFMAKPIAGEPGSAMHIHQSIVDKKTGKNIFSNEDGTETDAFYHYIGGLQRYIPSAMVLVAPYVNSYRRLSRNSAAPINIEWGKDNRTVGIRSPIASAQARRVENRVIGADANPYIAMAMTLACGYLGMKNKLKPKAEMKGDAYLAPYSLPRSLGEALDWLKREPELHEILGKEFVTIYSEIKELEYDEFMKVISPWEREHLLLHV; encoded by the coding sequence ATGACGACCCCACCCAAAAAGATGAGCTTCAACGATCTGGAGACCTGGCTCAACGAGCGCCGCGTCACCGAAATCGAGTGTCTGGTGCCCGACTTGACCGGTGTGGCGCGCGGCAAGATCCTGCCTCGCGAGAAGTTCACGGAAGACCGGGGCATGCGTTTGCCACAGGGTATTGTGTGCATGGGTGTGACGGGGGAGTTCCCTGTGAGCGGCCCCTACTACGATGTGGTCGACCCGACCGACAAAGACATGCAGTTGCGCCCCGTGCCCGAATCGGTGCGTCTGGTGCCATGGGCCACCGACCCCACCGCCCAGGTGATCCACGATTGTTTTGACCACGAAGGCAAGCTGGTGCCGTTTGCACCACGCAGCGTGTTGCGCCATGTGTGCGACCTGTACGAAGCCGAAGGCTGGGACCCGGTGGTCGCGCCCGAACTGGAGTTCTACCTGACGGCCCGCAACACCGATCCCAACACACCACTGAAGTCGCCCATCGGCCGCAGTGGCCGCGCCGAGACCTCGCGCCAGGCGTATTCGATCGATGCGGTGAACGAGTTCGATCCGCTGTTCGAGGACATCTACGCTTATTGCGAGCAGATGGAGCTCAACGTCGATACGCTGATCCACGAAGTGGGTGCGGGCCAGATGGAAATCAACTTCTTCCACGCCCACCCGCTGGGTCTGGCCGACGAGGTGTTTTTCTTCAAGCGCACGGTGCGCGAAGCGGCGATGCGCCACGACATGTATGCCACGTTCATGGCCAAGCCCATCGCGGGTGAGCCGGGCAGCGCGATGCACATCCACCAGAGCATTGTGGACAAGAAAACCGGCAAGAACATCTTCAGCAACGAAGATGGAACAGAGACCGACGCGTTCTACCACTACATCGGCGGCCTGCAGCGTTACATCCCGTCGGCGATGGTGCTGGTGGCGCCCTACGTGAACAGCTACCGCCGCCTGTCGCGCAATTCCGCCGCACCCATCAACATCGAATGGGGCAAGGACAACCGCACCGTGGGCATCCGCTCGCCGATCGCGTCGGCACAGGCCCGCCGTGTCGAGAACCGCGTGATCGGTGCCGACGCCAACCCCTACATCGCCATGGCCATGACCCTGGCTTGCGGCTACCTGGGCATGAAGAACAAGCTCAAGCCCAAGGCCGAGATGAAGGGCGACGCTTACCTGGCGCCTTACTCGCTGCCCCGCAGCCTGGGCGAAGCGCTGGACTGGCTCAAGCGCGAGCCCGAGCTGCACGAGATCCTGGGCAAAGAGTTTGTGACGATCTACTCCGAGATCAAGGAACTGGAATACGACGAGTTCATGAAGGTGATCTCGCCCTGGGAGCGTGAGCACCTGCTATTACACGTGTAA
- a CDS encoding SHOCT domain-containing protein, with protein MAQLSSAGISAVQDIAQRHGFSFDAVQSMLHSVINGNGSMAQFNHFEFGGSGQWMRGGMTMVGDMFNNNLKGRVDNLCSELSRLIQNQPDLIRTGSFQSQSQNGNTAYNSFGGGSGEANNPNSLFVAAPAQANWWGPDLKWPNSAGGQNGMRYAWFSQARRLAMEVNGQVIIYDTLDHNIGGVSQQQSGGYSVTFSSQYGYVDLASLPVISINGLPPLAPAPPPPSYSAPPQNNMAAVDTAGMSTATSHDIFASLEKLAALQGRGILSDQEYADKKAELLSRL; from the coding sequence ATGGCCCAACTCTCCTCCGCTGGCATCAGCGCCGTACAAGACATCGCCCAACGGCATGGCTTCAGCTTCGATGCCGTTCAAAGCATGCTCCACTCCGTGATCAACGGCAATGGCAGCATGGCGCAATTCAACCACTTTGAGTTCGGTGGTTCTGGCCAGTGGATGCGCGGTGGCATGACCATGGTCGGTGACATGTTCAACAACAACCTCAAGGGCCGGGTAGACAACCTGTGTTCGGAACTGTCCCGCCTGATCCAGAACCAGCCCGACCTGATCCGTACCGGCAGTTTTCAGAGCCAGTCCCAGAACGGCAACACGGCCTACAACAGCTTTGGTGGGGGATCGGGCGAGGCCAACAACCCCAACAGCCTGTTCGTCGCGGCGCCTGCGCAAGCCAACTGGTGGGGTCCGGATCTGAAATGGCCCAACAGCGCCGGTGGCCAAAACGGCATGCGCTATGCCTGGTTTTCACAAGCCCGCCGCCTGGCCATGGAAGTCAATGGCCAGGTCATCATTTACGACACGCTGGACCACAACATCGGTGGCGTGTCGCAGCAGCAGAGCGGCGGCTACTCGGTGACGTTCTCCAGCCAATACGGTTATGTGGATCTGGCGAGCCTGCCCGTGATCAGCATCAATGGCCTGCCCCCCTTGGCCCCTGCGCCGCCACCGCCCAGCTACAGCGCCCCACCGCAGAACAACATGGCCGCTGTCGACACGGCAGGGATGTCAACGGCCACTTCACACGATATTTTTGCCAGCCTTGAAAAGCTCGCCGCGTTGCAAGGGCGTGGCATTCTGAGCGATCAGGAATACGCGGACAAAAAGGCGGAGCTGTTGAGCCGGCTTTGA
- a CDS encoding NAD(P)/FAD-dependent oxidoreductase, translated as MAASLIRSDTQLNQKSYYEATVLRCPADEPLHGAVDADVVIVGAGLAGLSAALEMARRGLKVVVLEADRIGGGASGRNGGQVIVGYASGQALFEEQLGADDAQRAWDMSVEAVDLVERRVEQYGIDCDWVRGYTYVAETRKKARALREEADDHERRGVPCEWAEGNDAVQGLVKSPRYVAAFHEKRSGHLHPLKYALGLAQAAQEAGVKIYERTPVTAFQRGSQLRAITGQGVVTARFGLLAGNCMLPEYGPMVAPEIAPRIMPVGTYIIGTAPIEQALSDRLIAHNAAVCDNNFVLDYYRFSAERRMLFGGRVSYTTHTPGNLKEVMAKRMGEVFPELVGTPVDYVWGGFVDISMNRAPDFGRLGDNLYYLQGFSGHGVALTGLAGQLVADAVVGQAERFDVFTRLKHREFPGGAMLRTPSLALGMLWHRMKDALG; from the coding sequence ATGGCCGCCTCATTGATCCGTTCCGATACCCAGCTCAACCAGAAGAGCTACTACGAAGCCACCGTGCTCCGCTGCCCGGCAGATGAGCCCTTGCATGGCGCGGTTGACGCGGATGTGGTGATCGTGGGGGCCGGGTTGGCGGGTCTGAGTGCGGCGCTGGAGATGGCCCGGCGGGGCCTGAAAGTGGTCGTGCTGGAGGCCGACCGCATTGGCGGCGGGGCGAGTGGGCGCAACGGCGGTCAGGTGATCGTGGGTTACGCCAGCGGTCAGGCGCTGTTTGAGGAACAGCTGGGTGCCGACGATGCGCAGCGCGCCTGGGACATGTCGGTCGAGGCCGTGGATCTGGTGGAGCGGCGTGTCGAGCAATACGGCATCGATTGCGACTGGGTGCGCGGTTACACCTACGTGGCCGAGACCCGGAAGAAGGCCCGGGCCCTGCGCGAAGAGGCCGACGACCATGAGCGGCGGGGTGTTCCCTGCGAATGGGCGGAGGGCAATGATGCGGTGCAGGGCCTGGTGAAGAGCCCTCGCTATGTGGCCGCGTTTCACGAAAAGCGATCAGGCCATTTGCACCCGCTGAAGTACGCGCTTGGACTGGCGCAGGCCGCGCAGGAGGCCGGCGTGAAGATCTATGAGCGCACGCCGGTGACCGCCTTTCAGCGCGGCTCGCAGCTGCGGGCCATTACGGGGCAAGGCGTGGTGACGGCGCGGTTTGGTCTGTTGGCGGGCAACTGCATGTTGCCGGAATATGGCCCGATGGTGGCCCCGGAAATCGCCCCGCGCATCATGCCCGTGGGCACCTACATCATCGGCACCGCGCCCATCGAGCAGGCTTTGAGCGATCGCCTGATTGCGCACAACGCGGCGGTGTGCGACAACAACTTCGTGCTCGATTACTACCGCTTCAGCGCAGAGCGGCGCATGCTGTTTGGCGGGCGGGTGAGCTACACCACCCACACGCCGGGCAACCTGAAAGAGGTGATGGCCAAGCGCATGGGCGAGGTGTTTCCCGAGCTGGTGGGTACGCCGGTGGACTATGTGTGGGGTGGGTTTGTTGACATCAGCATGAACCGCGCCCCCGATTTTGGCCGGCTGGGCGACAACCTGTATTACCTGCAGGGCTTCAGCGGCCACGGTGTGGCCCTGACCGGACTGGCTGGCCAACTGGTGGCCGATGCGGTGGTCGGGCAGGCGGAGCGCTTTGACGTGTTCACCCGCCTGAAGCACCGCGAGTTTCCCGGCGGCGCCATGCTGCGCACCCCCAGCCTTGCGCTGGGCATGTTGTGGCACCGGATGAAAGACGCGCTGGGCTAG
- the pdxR gene encoding MocR-like pyridoxine biosynthesis transcription factor PdxR → MLSEFLLAEMARLGDQDALPLHRQLYESLRRALLEGKLPAGERLPSSRDLAQDLNLSRNTVVAAINQLSVEGYLVSRIGSGTFVNDNVPRVHSGRATEARWRGANPGLAGELSTRGKALSTTFCATELEVQPFTPGIADFSAFPIGLWQRLQNKHWRMTYPDMLDYNNSGGYAPLRRAITDYLRVSRSVQLDADQVIVTTGTQQSLELCARMLADHGDTVWVEDPAYWGAVKAFMATGLAIEPVAVDDEGINPDAARPDKPPRLIYVTPSHQYPTGAVMSLPRRQQLLLTARQHRAWILEDDYDSEYRFSGPPISSLEGLDTDGRVLYMGTFSKVLYPGIKLGYLVVPKPLATAFKQAHYDLNRPGQMPMQAALAEFIEMGHFSSALRRARQNYAERRQCLLEALRPLLSAPDLPPRISGAEQGLHLCLRLPTNADDKAIAQTLARQGLTVRPLSSYCMARSDLQGLVIGYGYAPLSAIQRCGPMIAQTVAQSINACIAPKRPEKPAR, encoded by the coding sequence ATGCTGTCTGAATTCTTGCTTGCCGAAATGGCCCGCCTGGGCGATCAGGATGCCCTGCCCCTGCACCGGCAGCTCTACGAGAGCCTGCGCCGCGCGCTGCTGGAAGGCAAGTTGCCCGCAGGTGAGCGGCTGCCTTCCAGCCGCGATCTGGCGCAAGACCTCAACCTGTCGCGCAACACCGTCGTGGCCGCAATCAACCAGCTCAGCGTGGAAGGCTATCTGGTCAGCCGCATTGGCAGTGGCACCTTTGTCAACGACAACGTGCCGCGCGTGCACTCTGGCCGGGCAACCGAAGCCCGGTGGCGCGGCGCGAACCCAGGCCTCGCAGGCGAACTGTCGACCCGCGGAAAAGCCTTGTCCACCACGTTTTGCGCCACCGAGCTCGAGGTGCAGCCGTTCACGCCGGGCATCGCCGATTTCAGTGCCTTTCCGATCGGGCTGTGGCAACGCCTGCAAAACAAGCACTGGCGCATGACCTACCCGGACATGCTCGACTACAACAACTCGGGAGGCTACGCACCGCTGCGCCGCGCCATTACCGACTACCTGCGGGTCTCGCGCAGCGTGCAGCTCGATGCCGATCAGGTCATCGTCACCACCGGCACCCAGCAATCGCTCGAACTCTGCGCGCGCATGCTGGCCGACCACGGCGACACCGTGTGGGTCGAAGACCCGGCCTACTGGGGTGCGGTCAAGGCCTTCATGGCCACGGGTCTGGCCATCGAGCCGGTGGCCGTGGACGACGAAGGCATCAACCCCGACGCCGCGCGACCAGACAAACCACCGCGCCTGATCTACGTCACCCCTTCCCACCAATACCCCACCGGCGCCGTGATGTCACTGCCCCGGCGCCAGCAGCTCTTGCTCACCGCGCGCCAGCACCGCGCCTGGATTCTGGAAGACGACTACGACAGCGAATACCGCTTCAGCGGCCCGCCCATCTCCAGCCTGGAGGGACTCGATACCGACGGGCGCGTGCTCTACATGGGCACCTTCTCCAAGGTGCTCTACCCCGGCATCAAGCTGGGTTACCTCGTGGTGCCCAAGCCACTGGCCACGGCCTTCAAACAGGCCCACTATGACCTCAATCGCCCCGGCCAGATGCCGATGCAGGCGGCCCTGGCCGAGTTCATTGAAATGGGCCACTTCAGCAGCGCCCTGCGGCGCGCCCGGCAAAACTACGCCGAACGACGCCAATGCCTGCTCGAAGCGCTCAGGCCTTTGTTGAGCGCTCCCGACCTGCCGCCGCGCATCAGTGGCGCCGAGCAAGGCCTGCACCTGTGTCTGCGCCTGCCCACCAACGCAGACGACAAAGCCATTGCCCAAACCCTGGCGCGCCAAGGCCTTACCGTGCGCCCCCTGTCGAGCTACTGCATGGCGCGCAGCGACCTGCAGGGATTGGTGATCGGCTACGGCTATGCCCCCCTCAGCGCCATCCAGCGCTGCGGTCCGATGATCGCGCAGACTGTGGCGCAATCGATCAACGCCTGCATCGCGCCGAAACGGCCTGAAAAACCGGCCAGATAG